From the Hoplias malabaricus isolate fHopMal1 chromosome 6, fHopMal1.hap1, whole genome shotgun sequence genome, the window GAGCGCTTTGGTGCTGCTCTACGAGGGGTATGTGTTGTTTTACACACTTGGGGCGGGTTAAACTAAGAAGAGAAGAAACTTGGAGACTGATACAAACATCAACAATTCATACACACTTGGACAAGGAGCACAAAAATAATCAATCTCATGCAACacagatgttttaaaatgtataatggGTTTCTATTTAGAGTCTTGTATCAGATCAGTGTTGTCGGATTCTGTCCCGCAAACAAAAGATAGCCAAAATGGAAACACCATGACCCTAATCAGGATGAATTGGTTGGAGAAGGTGAATAAGGAAATGGGGTGTTCAAGTGTTTGCATATAACTGTGTctggattattattttttttattacatttttttttgtgtgtgttctgcagttgCCCAAACCCTCTCGACTCTGAAAACGTCTCAGTCCTCTATAACGCCAGCCAGCCACAGAATCGCCACCAGCGCCGCTTCAAAGTGAAGGCCTTCCAGTTTATGGACCTCGCCGACAATAAATACCTTAACGAGGAGGTGCTGTAATCtttctttgtgaattttgaTCAGTGAAACATTCTTATTGGTAaccattagtgttttttttaatataactgTTTTCAGATCTACTTCATGTGCTCTACGGAGGTGTGTATGTCCTCTGAGACTCCGTGTAAAACAACATGCTTTGATAGAAAGGTGGGTTTCAGTATTGCTTTATATTCTCAGTAAGGTACTGATGAACATGGATTAGCTTAGATTTGGCCTGTATTACTGCAGGGGAATGGTTCCTGCTAAAATACCCCCAGCCccttttatatattataatgtttCATTTGCATATCCTCCTGTACATTTTATCATCTCCAAGTTCATACTTGATATGATGGAAGTTCTGGCTGTAAATAGTTGGTTTGCTGTACAGTTTAGGAAGAAATAAGAGAAGTCTGTACACATCCTTTTGGCAAGCAGTGCTCAAGCtggagggttgttttttttatttttttattattttttttttttccctactTTAGTAAAAGGTGTTTCTTACTACCATTTAACAGGAAATATAAGACCCCTGATCTAATACATAAGGAGTTAAacattttctgcatttattGGAGCACaactttaagtaaaaatgttttttttccccttttagcCTTGATGGACAATATTTGCTGAAATTCTTGGAAATAAAATTTTGTTAAGTCTTTTTAAAATGCATGTCTTGTAAGCTTCATTAATTGTGACACGCATGCTGTAGTTTATTTAAGCTTCATTAGTTTAATTTGCAGCAGATAGTGatagtgtctgtgaggagtgtggtgtgttctccctgtgtctgcatgtgtttcctcccacgctccaaaaacacacagtggtaggtggattggagactcaagtgtccgtaggtgagtgaacgtgagtgtgtgtgtgttgtcccacccccagggtgtgttcctgctttctGCCCagggattccgggtaggctccggacccaccgctgccctgaactggataagggctacagacaatgagtgaattctAATATTAGACTAAAAGGGAGAAGAATCTTTTATAATATTAGCTGAAACTTAACCACAAAATGGAAATCGGAACACATTAAAATTTGATATTTCCAATGGGCCACTTGGGCAGGAAGTGGGGAAACACCCCTCGGATGGTAATTTACAGGTAGAAACACTTCTGTATTTTAAATGATACGGCAAAGTGAATGTTGACATGAACTAGGACTGAAAACAACAAGATAAGCCTCCTTTTCACTTCAATGTCACATTCACTAGTAAAATGAGTATTTCTggttcaattaaataaaattaacttgCATAACAATGAAATGGAGGTAGAGGTACAGGAGTTGGGTTCAGTAACAAGACCTATTGGATACACTTAAATTTGGGCTTATGTTGTTCCTACAACCATCAGATAAAGAAATTACCAGCAGTGTGTGGGGTGTTGCATCCACACGAATCAAAGGTCTGAGGATCCTGCGTTGGATGTTTGGCTCAGGTCCCTGTGAGATGGGGGGTCTTTTCTACTTGAGTATCTTGCattgaaattcttttttttttttttttattagaaatatTTATTCACAACATGAAAATACAAAGGTAAAACTACACAGGGACATGGtttgtttgtaaatgcaatgatgggcaaaaaaaaaaatccttatacATAATAAAATTCCAACACAAGGCCATTTAAAATGTCCAGACGGCCTGAATGTTCAAAACGACTCCTCCCATGGAGTTCTTCAAGAAAAGGGAAACGGCACCGAAAAAGATCTGTCTTAGAACCTCAATATCTGTATTTGGTTGAGTAGTCCTTGGGGGACACTACTAGACCTCTCCCTTTCCTTGCGCCTCTGTACACCGTCTCAATAATATCAATCATCTCCTGTTTGTCCTCCATTGTCCAGTTGATCTTGTTGTTGTTACCAGTTCCAAGGTCAATCATGATGTGCTTGTTTCTGTGAGAGACAGGGATGTCTGGAATAAGCACTGGTTGTATAAAAACATTTAGCATTTACATCATTGAAAAACTGACATTGCAGGGATCAAGATGGAATTAAAAAGGTTTAGATAAATAAATTATAGTAAAATCAAACAATGTGTTACTACATATTACTCCTAAGAAAAGCAGGTTTAGCTTCTGCTTCCCTTAATGCATTCAATTAAGATCAAATCTAATCATTATGTCTTGGAAAACTGAATCTGAGCATGTTCTGGGCTTTGTCCAGTTTGCCCTGTGCTCAGGGTTTAAGAGAACTTCCTGTGTTAATGAAAAAGCCCTTCATGAACTCACCTGAAAAAGAACATGACTGTGCAAGGGTCGTATAACTCGTACATCTTGTTGAAATCCGGCACTTCTGTGATATCGACTAAGTAAATCACTGCAAAGTTCTTCACCTGTGGTTAAAGAAATGAACATAAGGCAATGAAGAACATTTGATTGTAGCCCCTGTCTCACATGCACAATAACCCAGAGGTTTTCTGGACTTTACCcagagaagctgtgtgtgtgaacgtgaATGTCCGTGACATTTGTACTGGATATTACCCTGACTTAATCCTGCTGAGAGTGTCCCCATGTGAACAGAGCCCAAGTTACCTTTTCAGCAATGCTGTATAAAACCTCGTCCATCTTCATGCAGGTGGGGTCCCAGTCATGTCCGAACCGGATCACGAGAACACGGTCCTCCTCAGACAGAATCGCCTGGTCCACCTGCCAACCATTGTGCAGATGTGGGAGCATATAAGACATCTTGGCTCAGAAGGTGGCTTcctgagaaataaaaacagagcatGGAATAAAGTTACTTAGTTGAGAAATAATCCAGGATTAcggcacagccaatcagagcaaagctcatttacatacaccTTCCCGTGGGATCAAATCAGCATTTCTCAATCAGAAAACCTTAGCCCTGAGTTGAGGATTGTCCCCCAGTTCTTCACCTAATGGACTTAAGGCTTAGGTCCAAGTTAACTTCACTGTTCAAAATAAATGTCcttttgatatattttaagtGAACAATGTCAGGGAACTAACAAGACCCCCTCCGTTGTAAATAAAGGGATTAGTCTCGGTAGCCTGCTGGTGTGTACAAGATGcattttgtttgtcttttcccCCAGTGTAAAAACATACAATACAAAAATCAAATCTAACTCTTAACGGGTAAAACTCATGTTAATAATGTGAAAAGACAGGCAAATAAAATTTAGAACTAACCATCACTATTAAGGGAAAGTTATTAGTTTCTTTAGTTATTTTTACAGCGAGttactttaatttatttatgaagCTCAGCTTGACTTCTTACTCAAAGTTTCCGCTCCACCTTAAGTGGAACATGAATTACATGTTAACgatgcaccatttaaggtggcacGTAGCTAAAATTCCAAAGAAAACCAACTTCAGCTTCGGAAATCATACACACAACTGCAATATTTTAGTTTAAACGTTTTAAGGTGTAACAGAAAACAAGCACCATTTAAGGTTTAACGGAATATTCAAAATCAAGCTTGGATGAAATTTCTAGAACGTCTGCCTTGGATAGTTAAATATTCATTGGTCTTTTTACCAAAGAGAAAATGAACACACAACAAAAGACTGTGAGGTAAAAACAGACATGGATCCTacctttaaaatgaaaatgaagggatagtgtttttcagtgttttgttaaatgaatatatCGGATTTTTTCTCAGCTCCTTCCAGTAGACCAGCACCAAATGCTCAGCTCTTCTTCGTGTAAATGGTAGTGGTAGAGAGACGACTCCAAAAGAACTGATTCTTCGACTCTGAGTCGAAACTTGTCCACGGACTAATGTCTAATGATTTGTAACAACTGCATTTAGTAGTATATTTTGTCTATGCTCGGTAGTACATTTATCTGTCGTAGACAATTTTCTAGTCACTGATTAAATACAAATGGAATCAAAGCCGATTCTATTCAATTCCAGCGGCACGAGTCGAGTCAGAGTTGACTCTAGAAAACATCACTGGTACGCGGGGCGCCCCCTTTAGGACTGGAGCGTTAAAGGTGCAGTAGCCAGTTTTATCTCACTAAGTAGTACAactgtaaaatataaagaacATTACTTAAAGtgtcatttttaagagtgatgTTTGTGTCTCTAAAgtaatcatccaaaatcagcAAATGACCTCA encodes:
- the txnl4a gene encoding thioredoxin-like protein 4A encodes the protein MSYMLPHLHNGWQVDQAILSEEDRVLVIRFGHDWDPTCMKMDEVLYSIAEKVKNFAVIYLVDITEVPDFNKMYELYDPCTVMFFFRNKHIMIDLGTGNNNKINWTMEDKQEMIDIIETVYRGARKGRGLVVSPKDYSTKYRY